A part of candidate division WOR-3 bacterium genomic DNA contains:
- a CDS encoding nucleotidyltransferase domain-containing protein: MIITDILQEFRKEIIRLYGKRFVKIILYGSWAREQATKESDIDILVVLKGKVIPGREIDRMIDIITKINLKYGLLISVYPISENKYYKVKSPLLLNVRNDGVVI, from the coding sequence ATGATTATCACTGATATACTTCAAGAATTTAGGAAAGAGATTATAAGATTATATGGAAAACGATTTGTAAAGATTATACTATATGGTTCTTGGGCGCGAGAACAAGCAACCAAAGAATCAGATATAGACATTCTTGTGGTTCTGAAAGGAAAGGTTATTCCGGGAAGAGAAATTGACCGTATGATTGATATAATTACGAAAATAAACTTAAAATATGGATTATTGATCTCGGTATACCCGATATCTGAAAATAAATATTACAAAGTCAAAAGTCCTTTACTGTTAAATGTTCGAAATGATGGAGTTGTGATTTGA
- a CDS encoding HEPN domain-containing protein, whose product MKETKSLIKRAEKYLKSAELLLKSKDYESSVSRTYYAMFYSVQALLLTKNMSFSSHKAVISAFDKH is encoded by the coding sequence TTGAAAGAAACAAAGTCGCTTATTAAACGAGCAGAGAAATATCTGAAGAGTGCTGAGTTGCTTCTGAAGTCAAAAGATTACGAATCATCAGTATCAAGGACTTATTATGCAATGTTCTATTCTGTTCAAGCGTTATTATTGACCAAAAATATGTCATTTTCATCACACAAAGCGGTAATATCAGCATTTGATAAACAC